One genomic region from Bubalus bubalis isolate 160015118507 breed Murrah chromosome 12, NDDB_SH_1, whole genome shotgun sequence encodes:
- the NOXA1 gene encoding NADPH oxidase activator 1 isoform X5 yields MASLGDLLRDWHQGAEAVARGDWDCALRLFSSISEPPARVSFNVGCVHLLAGDPEAALRAFDQALTKDACLAVGFLQRGVANFQLERFQEALSDFQRTLAQLRDNTAIDYTQLGLRFKLQAWEVLFNVAVVQSQLGLWAEAACSLGDAISKVPEGARNDLDIALGQVQKQVPLQPRQVPRGEVFRPHRRHVEHLEPVDFLGKAKVLASALPADSHRVAPPQPQALDVRGEARPRAATRARDTASGRADTPCSPRTPADTEMEVSSGQAGQHDRGMLVTHKSTHGEHAGQQVPPGLLAAGGPSPGSSEEPAGTGGAAPGGSESLATVTVHCALTLSLTAPRGADLSSLRALMSQALPPNAQRAQLSYQDPSEDGRWVPLSGEEALQRAWRDAAGPGGLRLQCRGVGGRPVLYQVVAQHVYSAQRAEDLALQPGDTVDVLCEVDQAWLEGHCDGHIGIFPKSFTVPAARRA; encoded by the exons ATGGCCTCGCTCGGGGACCTGCTGCGCGACTGGCACCAGGGCGCGGAGGCCGTGGCGCGCGGGGACTGGGACTGCGCCCTTCGCCTCTTCTCGAGCATCTCGGAGCCGCCCGCCAGGGTGAGCTTCAACGTGGGCTGCGTGCACCTGCTGGCCGGGGACCCGGAGGCCGCGCTGCGG GCATTTGACCAGGCGCTGACCAAGGATGCCTGCTTGGCTGTCGGCTTCCTCCAGCGCGGAGTGGCCAACTTCCAGCTGGAGAG GTTCCAGGAGGCCCTGTCTGACTTCCAGCGCACCCTGGCCCAGCTGAGGGACAACACCGCCATCGACTACACCCAGCTGGGCCTGCGGTTCAAGCTGCAAGCCTGGGAG GTGCTGTTCAACGTGGCTGTGGTGCAGAGCCAGCTGGGGCTCTGGGCAGAGGCTGCCTGCAGCCTGGGGGACGCCATCTCCAAGGTCCCGGAAGGGGCCCGCAACGACCTGGACATCGCCCTAGGCCAAGTGCAG AAACAGGTCCCCCTGCAGCCTCGGCAGGTCCCCAGGGGTGAGGTCTTCCGGCCCCATAGGCGGCACGTGGAGCACCTGGAGCCTGTGGATTTCCTGGGCAAGGCCAAG GTGCTGGCCTCTGCCCTCCCCGCCGACTCCCACAGGGTCGCCCCGCCGCAGCCACAG GCTCTGGACGTGCGTGGTGAAGCCAGGCCTAGGGCTGCTACACG ggcccGTGACACTGCCTCGGGCAGAGCTGACACCCCCTGCAGTCCCAGGACACCTGCTGACACGGAGATGGAGGTCAGCTCCGGCCAGGCTGGGCAGCACGACCGTGGCATGCTGGTCACCCACAAG AGTACCCACGGGGAGCACGCTGGCCAGCAGGTTCCTCCAG GGCTGCTGGCAGCCGGGGGCCCCAGCCCTGGCTCTTCTGAGGAGCCCGCCGGCACAGGG GGAGCGGCTCCGGGGGGCTCTGAGTCCTTGGCGACCGTCACCGTGCATTGTGCCCTCACCCTGAGCCTAACGGCCCCGAGAGGAGCTGATCTGTCCAGTCTGCGGGCCCTGATGAGCCAGGCCCTGCCCCCCAACGCCCAGCGTGCCCAGCTCAG TTACCAAGACCCTAGCGAGGATGGGCGCTGGGTGCCCCTCTCTGGGGAGGAGGCACTGCAGAGAGCCTGGCGGGACGCGGCCGGCCCCGGGGGTCTGCGGCTGCAGTGCCGG GGAGTGGGCGGCCGGCCAGTCCTCTACCAGGTGGTGGCCCAGCACGTCTATTCTGCCCAGAGGGCCGAGGATCTGGCCTTGCAGCCAGGAGACACCGTGGATGTCCTGTGTGAAG TGGACCAGGCGTGGCTGGAGGGCCACTGTGACGGCCACATTGGCATCTTCCCCAAGAGCTTCACTGTCCCAGCTGCGCGGCGCGCCTGA
- the NOXA1 gene encoding NADPH oxidase activator 1 isoform X4, with translation MASLGDLLRDWHQGAEAVARGDWDCALRLFSSISEPPARAFDQALTKDACLAVGFLQRGVANFQLERFQEALSDFQRTLAQLRDNTAIDYTQLGLRFKLQAWEVLFNVAVVQSQLGLWAEAACSLGDAISKVPEGARNDLDIALGQVQKQVPLQPRQVPRGEVFRPHRRHVEHLEPVDFLGKAKVLASALPADSHRVAPPQPQALDVRGEARPRAATRARDTASGRADTPCSPRTPADTEMEVSSGQAGQHDRGMLVTHKSTHGEHAGQQVPPGLLAAGGPSPGSSEEPAGTGVRASSSHITLTPRGQAPLLSSRGSLPSRGPRPTTSPPLPCPLGWKATPARPGALGPRHCSACTQGAAPGGSESLATVTVHCALTLSLTAPRGADLSSLRALMSQALPPNAQRAQLSYQDPSEDGRWVPLSGEEALQRAWRDAAGPGGLRLQCRGVGGRPVLYQVVAQHVYSAQRAEDLALQPGDTVDVLCEVDQAWLEGHCDGHIGIFPKSFTVPAARRA, from the exons ATGGCCTCGCTCGGGGACCTGCTGCGCGACTGGCACCAGGGCGCGGAGGCCGTGGCGCGCGGGGACTGGGACTGCGCCCTTCGCCTCTTCTCGAGCATCTCGGAGCCGCCCGCCAGG GCATTTGACCAGGCGCTGACCAAGGATGCCTGCTTGGCTGTCGGCTTCCTCCAGCGCGGAGTGGCCAACTTCCAGCTGGAGAG GTTCCAGGAGGCCCTGTCTGACTTCCAGCGCACCCTGGCCCAGCTGAGGGACAACACCGCCATCGACTACACCCAGCTGGGCCTGCGGTTCAAGCTGCAAGCCTGGGAG GTGCTGTTCAACGTGGCTGTGGTGCAGAGCCAGCTGGGGCTCTGGGCAGAGGCTGCCTGCAGCCTGGGGGACGCCATCTCCAAGGTCCCGGAAGGGGCCCGCAACGACCTGGACATCGCCCTAGGCCAAGTGCAG AAACAGGTCCCCCTGCAGCCTCGGCAGGTCCCCAGGGGTGAGGTCTTCCGGCCCCATAGGCGGCACGTGGAGCACCTGGAGCCTGTGGATTTCCTGGGCAAGGCCAAG GTGCTGGCCTCTGCCCTCCCCGCCGACTCCCACAGGGTCGCCCCGCCGCAGCCACAG GCTCTGGACGTGCGTGGTGAAGCCAGGCCTAGGGCTGCTACACG ggcccGTGACACTGCCTCGGGCAGAGCTGACACCCCCTGCAGTCCCAGGACACCTGCTGACACGGAGATGGAGGTCAGCTCCGGCCAGGCTGGGCAGCACGACCGTGGCATGCTGGTCACCCACAAG AGTACCCACGGGGAGCACGCTGGCCAGCAGGTTCCTCCAG GGCTGCTGGCAGCCGGGGGCCCCAGCCCTGGCTCTTCTGAGGAGCCCGCCGGCACAGGGGTAAGAGCCAGCAGCTCTCACATCACCCTCACTCCCCGAGGCCAGGCCCCTCTCCTATCCAGCCGAGGAAGCCTCCCAAGTCGTGGCCCCCGCCCCACCACCTCtccccccctgccctgccccctgggCTGGAAGGCCACCCCGGCCAGACCTGGGGCCTTGGGGCCCAGACACTGTTCTGCCTGCACCCAGGGAGCGGCTCCGGGGGGCTCTGAGTCCTTGGCGACCGTCACCGTGCATTGTGCCCTCACCCTGAGCCTAACGGCCCCGAGAGGAGCTGATCTGTCCAGTCTGCGGGCCCTGATGAGCCAGGCCCTGCCCCCCAACGCCCAGCGTGCCCAGCTCAG TTACCAAGACCCTAGCGAGGATGGGCGCTGGGTGCCCCTCTCTGGGGAGGAGGCACTGCAGAGAGCCTGGCGGGACGCGGCCGGCCCCGGGGGTCTGCGGCTGCAGTGCCGG GGAGTGGGCGGCCGGCCAGTCCTCTACCAGGTGGTGGCCCAGCACGTCTATTCTGCCCAGAGGGCCGAGGATCTGGCCTTGCAGCCAGGAGACACCGTGGATGTCCTGTGTGAAG TGGACCAGGCGTGGCTGGAGGGCCACTGTGACGGCCACATTGGCATCTTCCCCAAGAGCTTCACTGTCCCAGCTGCGCGGCGCGCCTGA
- the NOXA1 gene encoding NADPH oxidase activator 1 isoform X2, which produces MASLGDLLRDWHQGAEAVARGDWDCALRLFSSISEPPARVSFNVGCVHLLAGDPEAALRAFDQALTKDACLAVGFLQRGVANFQLERFQEALSDFQRTLAQLRDNTAIDYTQLGLRFKLQAWEVLFNVAVVQSQLGLWAEAACSLGDAISKVPEGARNDLDIALGQVQKQVPLQPRQVPRGEVFRPHRRHVEHLEPVDFLGKAKVLASALPADSHRVAPPQPQALDVRGEARPRAATRPRTPADTEMEVSSGQAGQHDRGMLVTHKSTHGEHAGQQVPPGLLAAGGPSPGSSEEPAGTGVRASSSHITLTPRGQAPLLSSRGSLPSRGPRPTTSPPLPCPLGWKATPARPGALGPRHCSACTQGAAPGGSESLATVTVHCALTLSLTAPRGADLSSLRALMSQALPPNAQRAQLSYQDPSEDGRWVPLSGEEALQRAWRDAAGPGGLRLQCRGVGGRPVLYQVVAQHVYSAQRAEDLALQPGDTVDVLCEVDQAWLEGHCDGHIGIFPKSFTVPAARRA; this is translated from the exons ATGGCCTCGCTCGGGGACCTGCTGCGCGACTGGCACCAGGGCGCGGAGGCCGTGGCGCGCGGGGACTGGGACTGCGCCCTTCGCCTCTTCTCGAGCATCTCGGAGCCGCCCGCCAGGGTGAGCTTCAACGTGGGCTGCGTGCACCTGCTGGCCGGGGACCCGGAGGCCGCGCTGCGG GCATTTGACCAGGCGCTGACCAAGGATGCCTGCTTGGCTGTCGGCTTCCTCCAGCGCGGAGTGGCCAACTTCCAGCTGGAGAG GTTCCAGGAGGCCCTGTCTGACTTCCAGCGCACCCTGGCCCAGCTGAGGGACAACACCGCCATCGACTACACCCAGCTGGGCCTGCGGTTCAAGCTGCAAGCCTGGGAG GTGCTGTTCAACGTGGCTGTGGTGCAGAGCCAGCTGGGGCTCTGGGCAGAGGCTGCCTGCAGCCTGGGGGACGCCATCTCCAAGGTCCCGGAAGGGGCCCGCAACGACCTGGACATCGCCCTAGGCCAAGTGCAG AAACAGGTCCCCCTGCAGCCTCGGCAGGTCCCCAGGGGTGAGGTCTTCCGGCCCCATAGGCGGCACGTGGAGCACCTGGAGCCTGTGGATTTCCTGGGCAAGGCCAAG GTGCTGGCCTCTGCCCTCCCCGCCGACTCCCACAGGGTCGCCCCGCCGCAGCCACAG GCTCTGGACGTGCGTGGTGAAGCCAGGCCTAGGGCTGCTACACG TCCCAGGACACCTGCTGACACGGAGATGGAGGTCAGCTCCGGCCAGGCTGGGCAGCACGACCGTGGCATGCTGGTCACCCACAAG AGTACCCACGGGGAGCACGCTGGCCAGCAGGTTCCTCCAG GGCTGCTGGCAGCCGGGGGCCCCAGCCCTGGCTCTTCTGAGGAGCCCGCCGGCACAGGGGTAAGAGCCAGCAGCTCTCACATCACCCTCACTCCCCGAGGCCAGGCCCCTCTCCTATCCAGCCGAGGAAGCCTCCCAAGTCGTGGCCCCCGCCCCACCACCTCtccccccctgccctgccccctgggCTGGAAGGCCACCCCGGCCAGACCTGGGGCCTTGGGGCCCAGACACTGTTCTGCCTGCACCCAGGGAGCGGCTCCGGGGGGCTCTGAGTCCTTGGCGACCGTCACCGTGCATTGTGCCCTCACCCTGAGCCTAACGGCCCCGAGAGGAGCTGATCTGTCCAGTCTGCGGGCCCTGATGAGCCAGGCCCTGCCCCCCAACGCCCAGCGTGCCCAGCTCAG TTACCAAGACCCTAGCGAGGATGGGCGCTGGGTGCCCCTCTCTGGGGAGGAGGCACTGCAGAGAGCCTGGCGGGACGCGGCCGGCCCCGGGGGTCTGCGGCTGCAGTGCCGG GGAGTGGGCGGCCGGCCAGTCCTCTACCAGGTGGTGGCCCAGCACGTCTATTCTGCCCAGAGGGCCGAGGATCTGGCCTTGCAGCCAGGAGACACCGTGGATGTCCTGTGTGAAG TGGACCAGGCGTGGCTGGAGGGCCACTGTGACGGCCACATTGGCATCTTCCCCAAGAGCTTCACTGTCCCAGCTGCGCGGCGCGCCTGA
- the NOXA1 gene encoding NADPH oxidase activator 1 isoform X3, which translates to MASLGDLLRDWHQGAEAVARGDWDCALRLFSSISEPPARVSFNVGCVHLLAGDPEAALRAFDQALTKDACLAVGFLQRGVANFQLERFQEALSDFQRTLAQLRDNTAIDYTQLGLRFKLQAWEVLFNVAVVQSQLGLWAEAACSLGDAISKVPEGARNDLDIALGQVQKQVPLQPRQVPRGEVFRPHRRHVEHLEPVDFLGKAKVLASALPADSHRVAPPQPQALDVRGEARPRAATRARDTASGRADTPCSPRTPADTEMEVSSGQAGQHDRGMLVTHKSTHGEHAGQQVPPGLLAAGGPSPGSSEEPAGTGVRASSSHITLTPRGQAPLLSSRGSLPSRGPRPTTSPPLPCPLGWKATPARPGALGPRHCSACTQGAAPGGSESLATVTVHCALTLSLTAPRGADLSSLRALMSQALPPNAQRAQLREWAAGQSSTRWWPSTSILPRGPRIWPCSQETPWMSCVKWTRRGWRATVTATLASSPRASLSQLRGAPEKLGGGGCGGEGLIKASASHT; encoded by the exons ATGGCCTCGCTCGGGGACCTGCTGCGCGACTGGCACCAGGGCGCGGAGGCCGTGGCGCGCGGGGACTGGGACTGCGCCCTTCGCCTCTTCTCGAGCATCTCGGAGCCGCCCGCCAGGGTGAGCTTCAACGTGGGCTGCGTGCACCTGCTGGCCGGGGACCCGGAGGCCGCGCTGCGG GCATTTGACCAGGCGCTGACCAAGGATGCCTGCTTGGCTGTCGGCTTCCTCCAGCGCGGAGTGGCCAACTTCCAGCTGGAGAG GTTCCAGGAGGCCCTGTCTGACTTCCAGCGCACCCTGGCCCAGCTGAGGGACAACACCGCCATCGACTACACCCAGCTGGGCCTGCGGTTCAAGCTGCAAGCCTGGGAG GTGCTGTTCAACGTGGCTGTGGTGCAGAGCCAGCTGGGGCTCTGGGCAGAGGCTGCCTGCAGCCTGGGGGACGCCATCTCCAAGGTCCCGGAAGGGGCCCGCAACGACCTGGACATCGCCCTAGGCCAAGTGCAG AAACAGGTCCCCCTGCAGCCTCGGCAGGTCCCCAGGGGTGAGGTCTTCCGGCCCCATAGGCGGCACGTGGAGCACCTGGAGCCTGTGGATTTCCTGGGCAAGGCCAAG GTGCTGGCCTCTGCCCTCCCCGCCGACTCCCACAGGGTCGCCCCGCCGCAGCCACAG GCTCTGGACGTGCGTGGTGAAGCCAGGCCTAGGGCTGCTACACG ggcccGTGACACTGCCTCGGGCAGAGCTGACACCCCCTGCAGTCCCAGGACACCTGCTGACACGGAGATGGAGGTCAGCTCCGGCCAGGCTGGGCAGCACGACCGTGGCATGCTGGTCACCCACAAG AGTACCCACGGGGAGCACGCTGGCCAGCAGGTTCCTCCAG GGCTGCTGGCAGCCGGGGGCCCCAGCCCTGGCTCTTCTGAGGAGCCCGCCGGCACAGGGGTAAGAGCCAGCAGCTCTCACATCACCCTCACTCCCCGAGGCCAGGCCCCTCTCCTATCCAGCCGAGGAAGCCTCCCAAGTCGTGGCCCCCGCCCCACCACCTCtccccccctgccctgccccctgggCTGGAAGGCCACCCCGGCCAGACCTGGGGCCTTGGGGCCCAGACACTGTTCTGCCTGCACCCAGGGAGCGGCTCCGGGGGGCTCTGAGTCCTTGGCGACCGTCACCGTGCATTGTGCCCTCACCCTGAGCCTAACGGCCCCGAGAGGAGCTGATCTGTCCAGTCTGCGGGCCCTGATGAGCCAGGCCCTGCCCCCCAACGCCCAGCGTGCCCAGCTCAG GGAGTGGGCGGCCGGCCAGTCCTCTACCAGGTGGTGGCCCAGCACGTCTATTCTGCCCAGAGGGCCGAGGATCTGGCCTTGCAGCCAGGAGACACCGTGGATGTCCTGTGTGAAG TGGACCAGGCGTGGCTGGAGGGCCACTGTGACGGCCACATTGGCATCTTCCCCAAGAGCTTCACTGTCCCAGCTGCGCGGCGCGCCTGAGAAGCTCGGCGGAGGAGGCTGTGGCGGGGAGGGTTTAATAAAAGCATCTGCCTCCCACACGTGA
- the NOXA1 gene encoding NADPH oxidase activator 1 isoform X1, with protein MASLGDLLRDWHQGAEAVARGDWDCALRLFSSISEPPARVSFNVGCVHLLAGDPEAALRAFDQALTKDACLAVGFLQRGVANFQLERFQEALSDFQRTLAQLRDNTAIDYTQLGLRFKLQAWEVLFNVAVVQSQLGLWAEAACSLGDAISKVPEGARNDLDIALGQVQKQVPLQPRQVPRGEVFRPHRRHVEHLEPVDFLGKAKVLASALPADSHRVAPPQPQALDVRGEARPRAATRARDTASGRADTPCSPRTPADTEMEVSSGQAGQHDRGMLVTHKSTHGEHAGQQVPPGLLAAGGPSPGSSEEPAGTGVRASSSHITLTPRGQAPLLSSRGSLPSRGPRPTTSPPLPCPLGWKATPARPGALGPRHCSACTQGAAPGGSESLATVTVHCALTLSLTAPRGADLSSLRALMSQALPPNAQRAQLSYQDPSEDGRWVPLSGEEALQRAWRDAAGPGGLRLQCRGVGGRPVLYQVVAQHVYSAQRAEDLALQPGDTVDVLCEVDQAWLEGHCDGHIGIFPKSFTVPAARRA; from the exons ATGGCCTCGCTCGGGGACCTGCTGCGCGACTGGCACCAGGGCGCGGAGGCCGTGGCGCGCGGGGACTGGGACTGCGCCCTTCGCCTCTTCTCGAGCATCTCGGAGCCGCCCGCCAGGGTGAGCTTCAACGTGGGCTGCGTGCACCTGCTGGCCGGGGACCCGGAGGCCGCGCTGCGG GCATTTGACCAGGCGCTGACCAAGGATGCCTGCTTGGCTGTCGGCTTCCTCCAGCGCGGAGTGGCCAACTTCCAGCTGGAGAG GTTCCAGGAGGCCCTGTCTGACTTCCAGCGCACCCTGGCCCAGCTGAGGGACAACACCGCCATCGACTACACCCAGCTGGGCCTGCGGTTCAAGCTGCAAGCCTGGGAG GTGCTGTTCAACGTGGCTGTGGTGCAGAGCCAGCTGGGGCTCTGGGCAGAGGCTGCCTGCAGCCTGGGGGACGCCATCTCCAAGGTCCCGGAAGGGGCCCGCAACGACCTGGACATCGCCCTAGGCCAAGTGCAG AAACAGGTCCCCCTGCAGCCTCGGCAGGTCCCCAGGGGTGAGGTCTTCCGGCCCCATAGGCGGCACGTGGAGCACCTGGAGCCTGTGGATTTCCTGGGCAAGGCCAAG GTGCTGGCCTCTGCCCTCCCCGCCGACTCCCACAGGGTCGCCCCGCCGCAGCCACAG GCTCTGGACGTGCGTGGTGAAGCCAGGCCTAGGGCTGCTACACG ggcccGTGACACTGCCTCGGGCAGAGCTGACACCCCCTGCAGTCCCAGGACACCTGCTGACACGGAGATGGAGGTCAGCTCCGGCCAGGCTGGGCAGCACGACCGTGGCATGCTGGTCACCCACAAG AGTACCCACGGGGAGCACGCTGGCCAGCAGGTTCCTCCAG GGCTGCTGGCAGCCGGGGGCCCCAGCCCTGGCTCTTCTGAGGAGCCCGCCGGCACAGGGGTAAGAGCCAGCAGCTCTCACATCACCCTCACTCCCCGAGGCCAGGCCCCTCTCCTATCCAGCCGAGGAAGCCTCCCAAGTCGTGGCCCCCGCCCCACCACCTCtccccccctgccctgccccctgggCTGGAAGGCCACCCCGGCCAGACCTGGGGCCTTGGGGCCCAGACACTGTTCTGCCTGCACCCAGGGAGCGGCTCCGGGGGGCTCTGAGTCCTTGGCGACCGTCACCGTGCATTGTGCCCTCACCCTGAGCCTAACGGCCCCGAGAGGAGCTGATCTGTCCAGTCTGCGGGCCCTGATGAGCCAGGCCCTGCCCCCCAACGCCCAGCGTGCCCAGCTCAG TTACCAAGACCCTAGCGAGGATGGGCGCTGGGTGCCCCTCTCTGGGGAGGAGGCACTGCAGAGAGCCTGGCGGGACGCGGCCGGCCCCGGGGGTCTGCGGCTGCAGTGCCGG GGAGTGGGCGGCCGGCCAGTCCTCTACCAGGTGGTGGCCCAGCACGTCTATTCTGCCCAGAGGGCCGAGGATCTGGCCTTGCAGCCAGGAGACACCGTGGATGTCCTGTGTGAAG TGGACCAGGCGTGGCTGGAGGGCCACTGTGACGGCCACATTGGCATCTTCCCCAAGAGCTTCACTGTCCCAGCTGCGCGGCGCGCCTGA
- the NOXA1 gene encoding NADPH oxidase activator 1 isoform X6 produces the protein MASLGDLLRDWHQGAEAVARGDWDCALRLFSSISEPPARVSFNVGCVHLLAGDPEAALRAFDQALTKDACLAVGFLQRGVANFQLERFQEALSDFQRTLAQLRDNTAIDYTQLGLRFKLQAWEVLFNVAVVQSQLGLWAEAACSLGDAISKVPEGARNDLDIALGQVQKQVPLQPRQVPRGEVFRPHRRHVEHLEPVDFLGKAKVLASALPADSHRVAPPQPQALDVRGEARPRAATRARDTASGRADTPCSPRTPADTEMEVSSGQAGQHDRGMLVTHKSTHGEHAGQQVPPGLLAAGGPSPGSSEEPAGTGGVGGRPVLYQVVAQHVYSAQRAEDLALQPGDTVDVLCEVDQAWLEGHCDGHIGIFPKSFTVPAARRA, from the exons ATGGCCTCGCTCGGGGACCTGCTGCGCGACTGGCACCAGGGCGCGGAGGCCGTGGCGCGCGGGGACTGGGACTGCGCCCTTCGCCTCTTCTCGAGCATCTCGGAGCCGCCCGCCAGGGTGAGCTTCAACGTGGGCTGCGTGCACCTGCTGGCCGGGGACCCGGAGGCCGCGCTGCGG GCATTTGACCAGGCGCTGACCAAGGATGCCTGCTTGGCTGTCGGCTTCCTCCAGCGCGGAGTGGCCAACTTCCAGCTGGAGAG GTTCCAGGAGGCCCTGTCTGACTTCCAGCGCACCCTGGCCCAGCTGAGGGACAACACCGCCATCGACTACACCCAGCTGGGCCTGCGGTTCAAGCTGCAAGCCTGGGAG GTGCTGTTCAACGTGGCTGTGGTGCAGAGCCAGCTGGGGCTCTGGGCAGAGGCTGCCTGCAGCCTGGGGGACGCCATCTCCAAGGTCCCGGAAGGGGCCCGCAACGACCTGGACATCGCCCTAGGCCAAGTGCAG AAACAGGTCCCCCTGCAGCCTCGGCAGGTCCCCAGGGGTGAGGTCTTCCGGCCCCATAGGCGGCACGTGGAGCACCTGGAGCCTGTGGATTTCCTGGGCAAGGCCAAG GTGCTGGCCTCTGCCCTCCCCGCCGACTCCCACAGGGTCGCCCCGCCGCAGCCACAG GCTCTGGACGTGCGTGGTGAAGCCAGGCCTAGGGCTGCTACACG ggcccGTGACACTGCCTCGGGCAGAGCTGACACCCCCTGCAGTCCCAGGACACCTGCTGACACGGAGATGGAGGTCAGCTCCGGCCAGGCTGGGCAGCACGACCGTGGCATGCTGGTCACCCACAAG AGTACCCACGGGGAGCACGCTGGCCAGCAGGTTCCTCCAG GGCTGCTGGCAGCCGGGGGCCCCAGCCCTGGCTCTTCTGAGGAGCCCGCCGGCACAGGG GGAGTGGGCGGCCGGCCAGTCCTCTACCAGGTGGTGGCCCAGCACGTCTATTCTGCCCAGAGGGCCGAGGATCTGGCCTTGCAGCCAGGAGACACCGTGGATGTCCTGTGTGAAG TGGACCAGGCGTGGCTGGAGGGCCACTGTGACGGCCACATTGGCATCTTCCCCAAGAGCTTCACTGTCCCAGCTGCGCGGCGCGCCTGA
- the NOXA1 gene encoding NADPH oxidase activator 1 isoform X7, with amino-acid sequence MASLGDLLRDWHQGAEAVARGDWDCALRLFSSISEPPARVSFNVGCVHLLAGDPEAALRAFDQALTKDACLAVGFLQRGVANFQLERFQEALSDFQRTLAQLRDNTAIDYTQLGLRFKLQAWEVLFNVAVVQSQLGLWAEAACSLGDAISKVPEGARNDLDIALGQVQKQVPLQPRQVPRGEVFRPHRRHVEHLEPVDFLGKAKVLASALPADSHRVAPPQPQALDVRGEARPRAATRVPTGSTLASRFLQGCWQPGAPALALLRSPPAQGYQDPSEDGRWVPLSGEEALQRAWRDAAGPGGLRLQCRGVGGRPVLYQVVAQHVYSAQRAEDLALQPGDTVDVLCEVDQAWLEGHCDGHIGIFPKSFTVPAARRA; translated from the exons ATGGCCTCGCTCGGGGACCTGCTGCGCGACTGGCACCAGGGCGCGGAGGCCGTGGCGCGCGGGGACTGGGACTGCGCCCTTCGCCTCTTCTCGAGCATCTCGGAGCCGCCCGCCAGGGTGAGCTTCAACGTGGGCTGCGTGCACCTGCTGGCCGGGGACCCGGAGGCCGCGCTGCGG GCATTTGACCAGGCGCTGACCAAGGATGCCTGCTTGGCTGTCGGCTTCCTCCAGCGCGGAGTGGCCAACTTCCAGCTGGAGAG GTTCCAGGAGGCCCTGTCTGACTTCCAGCGCACCCTGGCCCAGCTGAGGGACAACACCGCCATCGACTACACCCAGCTGGGCCTGCGGTTCAAGCTGCAAGCCTGGGAG GTGCTGTTCAACGTGGCTGTGGTGCAGAGCCAGCTGGGGCTCTGGGCAGAGGCTGCCTGCAGCCTGGGGGACGCCATCTCCAAGGTCCCGGAAGGGGCCCGCAACGACCTGGACATCGCCCTAGGCCAAGTGCAG AAACAGGTCCCCCTGCAGCCTCGGCAGGTCCCCAGGGGTGAGGTCTTCCGGCCCCATAGGCGGCACGTGGAGCACCTGGAGCCTGTGGATTTCCTGGGCAAGGCCAAG GTGCTGGCCTCTGCCCTCCCCGCCGACTCCCACAGGGTCGCCCCGCCGCAGCCACAG GCTCTGGACGTGCGTGGTGAAGCCAGGCCTAGGGCTGCTACACG AGTACCCACGGGGAGCACGCTGGCCAGCAGGTTCCTCCAG GGCTGCTGGCAGCCGGGGGCCCCAGCCCTGGCTCTTCTGAGGAGCCCGCCGGCACAGGG TTACCAAGACCCTAGCGAGGATGGGCGCTGGGTGCCCCTCTCTGGGGAGGAGGCACTGCAGAGAGCCTGGCGGGACGCGGCCGGCCCCGGGGGTCTGCGGCTGCAGTGCCGG GGAGTGGGCGGCCGGCCAGTCCTCTACCAGGTGGTGGCCCAGCACGTCTATTCTGCCCAGAGGGCCGAGGATCTGGCCTTGCAGCCAGGAGACACCGTGGATGTCCTGTGTGAAG TGGACCAGGCGTGGCTGGAGGGCCACTGTGACGGCCACATTGGCATCTTCCCCAAGAGCTTCACTGTCCCAGCTGCGCGGCGCGCCTGA